From a region of the Phaseolus vulgaris cultivar G19833 chromosome 6, P. vulgaris v2.0, whole genome shotgun sequence genome:
- the LOC137833357 gene encoding uncharacterized protein: MAEKLPFEEGASMNRPPLFCGLSYQFRKVRMKIFVESLDKGIWDAIENGTFIPKLENDGVFIEKPWSQWTDVENKIVKFDCIAKNIITFALNSDEFFNVSQCGFAKEMWDTLEVTHEGTNDVKRARNHTLIQEYEMFIMLKGESIVDVQKRFTHIVNHLMSLGKVFDKEELNIKILKYLDRSWQPKVTTISESKDLTSLTTISLFGKLREHELEMNRLNI; this comes from the coding sequence atggctgaaaaattaccctttgaggagggtgcttcaatgaACAGACCACCTTTATTTTGTGGTTTGAGTTACCAATTTCGGAAGGTACGTATGaagatctttgttgaatctcttgataaaggaatatgggatgcaattgaaaatggcacTTTTATTCCTAAGCTTGAAAATGATGGTGTTTttattgaaaagccttggtcccaatggactgatgtagaaaacaaaatagtaaagtttgattgcattgcaaaaaatattatcacctttgccttaaattctgatgagtttttcaatGTCTCTCAATGCGGATttgctaaggagatgtgggatactctagaagtaactcatgaaggaactAACGATGTAAAGAGAGCAAGGAaccatactctaatccaagagtatgagatgttcataatgcttaaaggagaatcGATTGTGGATGTGCAAAAGCGGTTCACTCATATTGTCAATCACCTCATGAGTCTTGGAAAGGtctttgacaaagaagagttgaatatcaagattctcaaatatcttgatagatcttggcaacctaaagtCACGACTATCTCAGAATCAAAGGACTTGACATCTTTGACTACAATctccttgtttggaaagcttagggagcatgagttggagatgaatagactcaacatttaa